One Pseudodesulfovibrio sp. JC047 genomic window carries:
- a CDS encoding Tim44-like domain-containing protein, translated as MIASSEILDYIQTMHTHIFSFLPKWVERLSVRLFGALFVVLVLAPSAFAQESPASRGGGILNILFLGVIAYFLVRAFRRRSGNDQSRPGQWGRQDQDEEQSGDARKPSVRPVDRHEAARQTWDMLRSDDAEQSPSSAQSIPHAVREDGFDEAEFLEGAKVFFSRFQQANDAQDFETLRSFISDEVYQDALKTVGQGRTEVMLLTAKMMDMKSENGRTMATVFYDAQLRVGEDGHPVLQRVVWEFSRDDSVSGALWVLEKINKVDQ; from the coding sequence ATGATTGCTTCGAGTGAAATTCTCGATTACATACAGACTATGCACACACATATTTTTTCTTTCCTTCCGAAATGGGTGGAACGGCTCAGTGTCCGTCTCTTTGGGGCTCTTTTTGTCGTACTGGTTTTGGCTCCGTCCGCATTTGCGCAGGAGTCCCCGGCCAGTCGAGGCGGTGGCATCCTGAACATCCTTTTCCTTGGTGTTATTGCCTATTTCCTGGTGCGGGCGTTCCGTCGTCGGTCCGGCAACGATCAGTCTCGTCCCGGACAATGGGGACGACAGGATCAGGATGAAGAGCAGTCCGGCGATGCACGAAAACCTTCAGTTCGTCCCGTAGATAGGCATGAAGCGGCTCGGCAGACCTGGGACATGCTCCGTTCTGACGATGCTGAACAGTCTCCTTCCTCTGCCCAATCAATTCCTCATGCAGTTCGGGAAGACGGGTTTGATGAAGCCGAATTTCTGGAAGGTGCCAAAGTCTTTTTTTCCCGATTCCAACAGGCGAACGATGCGCAGGATTTTGAGACTCTTCGGAGTTTCATTTCTGATGAAGTGTATCAGGACGCTCTGAAAACAGTGGGGCAGGGCCGGACAGAGGTCATGCTGCTCACTGCGAAAATGATGGACATGAAATCGGAAAATGGTCGAACCATGGCCACCGTTTTTTATGATGCGCAGCTTCGTGTTGGCGAAGATGGACACCCGGTTCTTCAACGGGTTGTTTGGGAATTCTCGCGAGATGATTCCGTCTCTGGCGCATTGTGGGTTTTGGAAAAAATCAACAAAGTAGATCAGTAA
- a CDS encoding methyltransferase, translated as MADLVHNLDRPIGALIDMAVREFGPVEFKTINAGGLSLEVLQIKNMQQYLDKLIDQTRGGKKITLPLWAKIWPSCLILGYTLTKFPFHEGASFLEVGAGGAVNSLVLAKLGHQVTVSDVEPFALLFSKINALKNGVSEKMTFHRADFTVDTLDARYEYILGCEVLYEEASFEPLLDFMGNHLAETPTAEILLAMDEKRQGRKFFDRANETYAMMKSAATYQDKETGDKNVVNLFRMKRKQA; from the coding sequence GTGGCGGATTTAGTTCATAATTTGGACAGGCCTATCGGTGCGCTTATTGACATGGCCGTGCGTGAGTTCGGACCTGTTGAGTTCAAGACGATCAATGCGGGCGGTTTGTCCCTGGAAGTGCTGCAAATCAAGAACATGCAGCAGTATCTGGATAAATTGATCGACCAGACCCGGGGCGGCAAGAAGATTACGCTTCCTTTGTGGGCAAAGATTTGGCCGTCTTGTTTGATTCTCGGCTATACTTTGACCAAGTTCCCCTTTCACGAAGGGGCTTCTTTTTTGGAGGTCGGGGCTGGTGGTGCAGTCAACAGTCTCGTCTTGGCCAAGCTCGGTCATCAAGTCACGGTATCCGATGTCGAACCGTTTGCCTTGTTATTCAGCAAAATCAACGCATTGAAAAATGGTGTGTCTGAAAAAATGACATTTCATCGTGCAGATTTTACCGTTGATACATTGGATGCGCGGTATGAATATATCCTTGGATGCGAAGTGCTCTACGAAGAGGCCTCGTTTGAGCCGCTTCTTGACTTCATGGGCAACCATCTGGCTGAAACTCCGACTGCGGAGATCCTTTTGGCCATGGATGAAAAGCGTCAGGGGCGAAAGTTCTTTGATCGTGCCAATGAGACGTATGCCATGATGAAGTCCGCAGCGACGTATCAGGACAAGGAAACCGGCGACAAGAACGTCGTGAACTTATTCCGTATGAAGAGGAAGCAGGCGTGA
- a CDS encoding YcaO-like family protein, giving the protein MIELKQCPKEFTIDQDKACRPQETVARVKKALADTCQGVLGTTDRVDTGRLGIPVFVSVCGPEAREIMPTRKQMGKGASPEQAEASALMELVERFSYFSFWADVSNFTELTWSEAATRWPESMMDIQKIIQSVEEDISEAEAVRLMDLVQWRFHPALDVFAGREEYVPLDWFKKLNEFNGSSAGNTFEESICQGTCELVERHVCAVIDRSRQTTSTIDPESLDDPVLSRLVDCFKAQGITLILKDFSLGYPVPTVAAVAWDPKTFPALSEIVFTAGTAASPAKAAIRAVTEVAQLAGDFETSRVYEASGLSKFTELDQVRWLEEGPVVPLQSLPTVEGADIYNELMALAEGLHEKGNTVYAVDTRHPDLQVTTNYNFVPGFDFRERTPNRSIGLFVGRILAEDAEFDAALEGLDVLEEVYPNAYFLPFFRGLLALRMGDPLYAAAQFEEAEPLQPANEEKALASFYQAYALSQMEAWEETLAPLDRAIALDKECKEFFNLRGVAHFKAERYAEAAENFQASLDIDSGSPHDLANLGLCHKFMGNGSEALDYLNAALDMDPSLDFARKHRDELLES; this is encoded by the coding sequence GTGATTGAACTGAAACAGTGTCCCAAGGAATTTACGATCGATCAGGACAAGGCATGTCGTCCGCAGGAGACGGTTGCCCGCGTGAAGAAGGCCTTGGCTGATACCTGTCAAGGAGTGCTTGGCACCACGGACCGGGTTGATACTGGCAGATTGGGTATCCCGGTTTTTGTCAGTGTGTGTGGTCCCGAAGCCCGGGAAATCATGCCCACGCGCAAACAGATGGGCAAGGGAGCGTCTCCCGAGCAGGCCGAGGCGTCCGCGTTGATGGAGCTGGTTGAACGATTTTCCTATTTTAGCTTTTGGGCGGATGTATCGAATTTTACCGAATTGACATGGTCGGAAGCCGCAACCCGGTGGCCCGAATCCATGATGGATATTCAAAAAATCATTCAATCCGTTGAAGAGGATATTTCCGAGGCCGAGGCCGTTCGTCTCATGGATCTCGTTCAGTGGCGTTTTCATCCTGCATTGGATGTTTTTGCCGGGCGCGAAGAATATGTGCCACTTGATTGGTTCAAGAAACTCAATGAGTTTAATGGATCATCCGCTGGTAACACGTTTGAGGAATCCATTTGCCAGGGGACGTGTGAACTGGTCGAACGCCATGTCTGTGCCGTGATTGATCGATCTCGCCAGACCACGTCGACCATTGATCCCGAGTCCTTGGATGATCCCGTTTTGTCGCGGCTTGTGGATTGCTTCAAAGCGCAGGGGATCACGCTTATCCTTAAGGATTTTTCGTTGGGCTATCCTGTCCCGACAGTCGCGGCTGTTGCGTGGGATCCAAAGACCTTTCCGGCGTTGAGCGAGATTGTGTTTACTGCTGGAACCGCCGCTTCGCCGGCCAAAGCGGCTATTCGGGCTGTGACTGAAGTCGCGCAGTTGGCGGGTGATTTCGAGACAAGTCGTGTGTATGAGGCATCTGGTTTGTCCAAGTTTACCGAACTCGATCAGGTCCGTTGGCTTGAAGAGGGACCAGTTGTGCCGTTGCAGTCGCTTCCGACCGTTGAGGGAGCAGATATATATAATGAATTGATGGCCCTTGCCGAAGGGTTGCATGAGAAAGGGAACACGGTGTATGCAGTGGACACCCGACATCCTGATTTGCAAGTCACCACCAATTACAATTTCGTGCCTGGTTTTGACTTCCGCGAAAGAACACCCAATCGATCGATCGGACTGTTTGTCGGGCGCATCTTGGCTGAAGATGCAGAATTTGATGCTGCCTTGGAAGGACTCGACGTGCTCGAAGAGGTGTATCCAAATGCTTATTTCCTGCCTTTCTTCAGAGGACTGTTGGCCTTGCGGATGGGGGACCCTCTGTATGCCGCTGCGCAGTTTGAAGAAGCCGAACCACTGCAACCGGCAAATGAAGAAAAGGCCTTGGCTTCGTTTTATCAAGCCTATGCATTGTCTCAGATGGAAGCGTGGGAAGAGACTCTTGCGCCCCTTGATCGGGCTATTGCGTTGGACAAGGAGTGCAAGGAGTTTTTCAATTTGCGTGGCGTGGCTCATTTCAAGGCTGAACGGTATGCCGAAGCGGCCGAGAATTTTCAGGCGTCTCTCGATATTGACAGTGGATCACCGCATGATCTTGCCAATCTGGGATTGTGTCACAAGTTTATGGGGAATGGTTCAGAGGCCCTTGATTATCTGAATGCCGCTCTCGACATGGACCCGAGCTTGGACTTCGCTCGGAAGCATAGGGACGAATTACTGGAATCTTAA
- a CDS encoding TusE/DsrC/DsvC family sulfur relay protein: protein MAVVEFEGASFEVDEDGFLQKFEDWTPQWVDYVKESEGIKEITDDHQKVIDFLQDYYKKNGIAPMVRILSKVTGFKLKQIYELFPSGPGKGACKMAGLPKPTGCV from the coding sequence ATGGCTGTTGTTGAATTTGAAGGTGCTTCTTTTGAGGTAGATGAAGACGGTTTCCTGCAGAAGTTCGAAGACTGGACACCGCAGTGGGTTGACTACGTGAAAGAGTCCGAAGGCATCAAAGAAATCACCGACGATCATCAGAAAGTCATCGATTTCTTGCAGGACTACTACAAGAAGAACGGCATCGCTCCGATGGTCCGTATCCTTTCCAAGGTCACCGGTTTCAAACTGAAACAGATCTACGAACTGTTCCCGTCCGGACCTGGTAAGGGAGCCTGTAAAATGGCTGGCCTGCCCAAGCCTACTGGCTGCGTCTAG
- the rpmE gene encoding 50S ribosomal protein L31 yields MKNDIHPKTYKAKVRCHCGYESELLTTKGEELEVEICSNCHPFYTGKQRFVDTAGRIDRFRKKYGDLNSLAQKK; encoded by the coding sequence ATGAAGAACGATATTCATCCCAAGACGTACAAGGCAAAAGTTCGTTGCCATTGCGGATACGAGTCTGAACTGTTGACCACGAAAGGTGAAGAGCTGGAAGTGGAAATCTGTTCCAATTGCCATCCTTTTTACACCGGCAAGCAGCGTTTCGTTGATACCGCCGGTCGTATTGATCGTTTCCGTAAGAAATACGGCGATCTGAACTCTCTCGCTCAGAAAAAGTAG
- a CDS encoding DUF1385 domain-containing protein, which yields MAAPQAVGGQAVIEGVMMRAQDTLGIAIRKSDGKIVTDVRPWFTLVRHPLLKKPFLRGFPILMETMVNGVKALNFSAMQAADEEDGGELSSWHLVMTMVIAFGAALGLFVVLPHFLSVGMEQLGWAGDVDSLSFHAWDGSIKMLVFVGYIFSISLIPDIRRVFEYHGAEHKVIWTWEDGKTLNPDSTRFYSRLHPRCGTAFLLFVLVISILLYAVLVPALLMVYSPDIFIVKHLYIVGMKLFLMIPVSCVAYEMIKFAGKYNKNIFCKLLCWPGLMMQLLTTKEPDDSQIEVAIAALKCAVNPQEC from the coding sequence ATGGCCGCTCCTCAGGCCGTTGGTGGCCAGGCAGTCATTGAAGGCGTAATGATGCGCGCTCAGGACACGCTTGGCATCGCCATTCGAAAATCTGATGGAAAAATCGTCACTGATGTTCGGCCATGGTTTACTTTGGTCAGGCATCCTTTGCTCAAAAAGCCGTTTCTTCGTGGATTTCCCATCCTTATGGAAACCATGGTCAATGGTGTCAAAGCGTTGAATTTCTCTGCCATGCAGGCCGCAGACGAGGAAGATGGCGGTGAACTCTCGTCGTGGCATCTTGTCATGACCATGGTGATCGCCTTTGGAGCCGCTCTTGGCCTTTTTGTTGTTTTGCCTCACTTTTTGTCTGTGGGAATGGAGCAACTCGGCTGGGCCGGCGATGTGGATTCTCTGAGTTTCCACGCATGGGACGGCAGCATCAAGATGCTTGTTTTTGTCGGATACATTTTTTCCATCTCGTTAATTCCCGATATTCGTCGAGTCTTTGAATATCATGGAGCCGAACACAAGGTGATCTGGACCTGGGAAGATGGAAAGACTTTGAATCCGGATTCAACGCGTTTTTATAGTCGTTTGCACCCTCGGTGCGGAACGGCTTTTTTACTTTTTGTCTTGGTTATTTCCATTCTGTTGTATGCCGTTTTGGTTCCAGCTTTGTTGATGGTGTATTCCCCGGACATTTTTATCGTCAAACATCTCTACATTGTGGGCATGAAACTTTTTCTCATGATTCCAGTCAGTTGTGTGGCGTATGAAATGATTAAATTTGCGGGTAAATATAATAAGAACATCTTCTGCAAACTGTTGTGCTGGCCCGGGCTTATGATGCAGTTGTTGACGACCAAGGAACCCGACGACAGCCAGATTGAAGTGGCCATTGCCGCTTTGAAATGCGCTGTGAATCCCCAGGAGTGCTAA
- the prfA gene encoding peptide chain release factor 1 codes for MFGKLEEIEVKYEELEQELAQPEIFNDQERYKKVSKAHADLSDVVVVFRTHKQLSHDLEDNHEMLADSDPEIQEMAKAEISDIESQLLKLEEQLKVLLLPKDPMDEKNIILEIRAGTGGDEAALFAADLYRMYSRYAENNKWKVEEMSSNSTGSGGLKEVIASIAGEKVYSKLKYESGTHRVQRVPATESQGRIHTSAVTVAIMAEAEEVDVNIRNEDLRVDVFRASGPGGQSVNTTDSAIRITHVPTGLVVICQDEKSQHKNKAKAMKVLRSRLLQLEQEKAKAEEDATRRSQVGTGDRSERIRTYNYPQGRVSDHRINLTLHKLPQILEGELQELTEALISHFQAEAMKRQGD; via the coding sequence ATGTTTGGCAAGCTTGAAGAAATTGAAGTGAAGTACGAGGAATTGGAGCAGGAGCTTGCCCAACCGGAGATCTTCAATGACCAGGAACGGTACAAGAAGGTCTCAAAGGCCCATGCCGATCTCAGTGATGTGGTCGTTGTCTTTCGGACGCACAAACAACTTTCTCACGACCTTGAAGACAACCACGAAATGCTCGCTGATTCCGATCCTGAGATTCAGGAAATGGCCAAAGCTGAGATTTCCGACATTGAAAGTCAGTTGTTGAAACTTGAGGAACAGCTCAAGGTGCTGCTGCTTCCCAAGGATCCCATGGATGAAAAGAATATTATTCTTGAAATTCGTGCGGGTACGGGTGGCGATGAAGCCGCACTTTTTGCCGCAGACCTCTATAGAATGTATTCTCGATATGCCGAGAACAACAAGTGGAAAGTCGAAGAAATGAGTTCGAACTCCACAGGCTCTGGCGGGTTGAAGGAAGTCATTGCATCCATCGCCGGAGAGAAGGTCTACAGTAAACTCAAATATGAATCCGGGACACACCGGGTGCAGCGCGTACCCGCGACCGAATCTCAGGGACGAATTCATACTTCCGCAGTGACTGTGGCCATTATGGCCGAAGCTGAAGAAGTCGATGTCAATATTCGGAATGAAGATTTGCGGGTCGATGTTTTTCGTGCCTCCGGTCCTGGAGGGCAGTCGGTTAACACGACAGACTCCGCGATTCGCATCACGCACGTTCCCACTGGATTGGTGGTTATTTGTCAGGATGAAAAATCCCAGCACAAGAACAAGGCCAAGGCCATGAAAGTTTTGCGCTCACGATTGTTGCAATTGGAGCAGGAAAAAGCCAAGGCCGAGGAAGATGCCACCCGTCGGAGTCAGGTCGGAACTGGAGACAGATCCGAGCGGATTCGGACATACAACTATCCTCAGGGACGAGTTTCGGATCATCGTATCAATTTGACATTGCACAAGTTGCCGCAAATTCTGGAAGGCGAGCTTCAGGAGTTGACTGAAGCGCTTATCAGCCATTTTCAGGCTGAAGCAATGAAACGGCAGGGCGATTAA
- the prmC gene encoding peptide chain release factor N(5)-glutamine methyltransferase — MSPVIQKILADCETRLRGVDSPRLSAEILVAHVLGCTRLSLVIDRDRCVSTAELQQIQSLVERRALGEPIAYILGKKEFYGLDFAVTPDVLIPRPETEHIVETIEAMYALDASFRFADLGTGSGILAVTIASLYPKSKCVAVDLSPAALVVAQKNARAHGVASQLDFRQADFTSESIGANEFECIVSNPPYVTEAEFEAASHEVTRFEPTMALVSGVDGLDHVRAMLAGVCDALVHGGRFLMEIGCGQGASVQKIMHDDFPQFGQVGIIKDLAGLDRIVSAYKL; from the coding sequence TTGTCCCCCGTTATTCAAAAAATTCTTGCAGATTGCGAAACCCGGTTGCGTGGGGTTGATTCCCCACGCTTGAGTGCTGAAATTCTTGTCGCGCACGTCCTTGGATGTACGCGACTTTCTCTTGTTATCGATCGAGACCGTTGTGTTTCTACGGCGGAATTGCAGCAGATTCAGTCCCTGGTTGAGCGGAGAGCACTCGGCGAACCTATCGCCTATATCCTTGGAAAAAAAGAATTTTATGGTCTGGATTTTGCTGTGACTCCGGATGTCTTGATACCGCGGCCCGAGACCGAGCATATCGTGGAAACAATTGAAGCAATGTATGCCTTGGATGCTTCGTTTCGCTTTGCGGATTTAGGCACAGGGTCTGGAATTCTTGCCGTGACCATTGCCTCTTTATATCCCAAATCCAAATGTGTGGCGGTGGACCTCAGTCCAGCAGCGCTGGTCGTGGCACAGAAAAATGCTCGCGCACATGGCGTTGCTTCGCAGCTTGATTTCCGTCAGGCAGATTTCACCTCAGAGTCAATCGGTGCGAATGAATTCGAGTGCATTGTGTCGAACCCACCCTATGTCACTGAAGCAGAGTTCGAGGCTGCAAGCCATGAAGTGACCCGTTTTGAACCCACCATGGCCCTGGTTAGTGGAGTTGATGGACTCGATCATGTGCGAGCAATGCTCGCTGGCGTCTGTGATGCCTTGGTTCACGGCGGGCGTTTTTTAATGGAAATCGGATGTGGACAGGGAGCAAGCGTGCAAAAAATAATGCACGATGATTTTCCACAATTCGGACAGGTTGGCATCATTAAAGACCTGGCTGGCCTTGACCGCATCGTCAGTGCGTACAAATTATAA
- the lpxC gene encoding UDP-3-O-acyl-N-acetylglucosamine deacetylase codes for MSQTTIHKSVRCTGIGLHSGKQVELVLRPAAEDTGILFALRNGSGSTFLTPAPSLVVETSLATVLGNGRETVATVEHLMAAINGMGIDNIQIEVSGRELPIMDGSAASFVYLLKQAGVRTLNKARKVMAIKKQVDFEQDGKYIKARPYDGFAIDYIIDFAHPLIGRQQMKLEVTPETFSKEVAKARTFGFLKEVDYLHANGLALGGSLDNAVVLDEYGILNAEGLRFKDEFVRHKVLDFVGDMAIFGAPIRGYFEVFASGHALNNSFLRYLDENRALYLEEKVLAQPRVAEEVFGQESLQPVPALA; via the coding sequence ATGTCACAGACTACTATACATAAATCGGTTCGTTGTACTGGCATCGGACTCCACAGCGGAAAGCAAGTGGAGTTGGTGTTGCGTCCTGCTGCCGAGGATACTGGAATCCTTTTTGCGCTTCGCAATGGTTCCGGGTCCACTTTCTTGACCCCTGCGCCGTCATTGGTTGTTGAAACCAGTCTGGCGACAGTTTTGGGGAATGGTCGCGAGACCGTGGCCACCGTCGAGCATCTCATGGCCGCAATTAACGGTATGGGCATCGATAATATCCAGATTGAAGTATCCGGTCGCGAATTGCCGATCATGGATGGCAGTGCCGCATCGTTTGTCTATTTGCTCAAACAGGCTGGTGTCCGTACCTTGAACAAGGCTCGGAAGGTGATGGCCATCAAGAAACAGGTCGATTTCGAACAGGATGGAAAATATATCAAGGCGCGTCCGTATGATGGATTTGCCATTGATTACATTATCGACTTTGCTCACCCGCTGATTGGTCGTCAGCAGATGAAGTTGGAAGTTACCCCTGAAACCTTTTCCAAGGAAGTTGCCAAAGCTCGGACCTTTGGATTCTTGAAAGAGGTTGATTATCTTCACGCAAATGGTCTGGCTCTCGGCGGATCGCTTGATAATGCCGTTGTGCTTGATGAGTACGGTATTCTGAATGCCGAGGGATTGCGTTTCAAAGATGAATTCGTTCGTCACAAGGTCTTGGACTTTGTGGGCGATATGGCTATTTTTGGCGCACCGATACGCGGATATTTTGAAGTGTTCGCTTCAGGACACGCCCTCAACAATTCATTTCTTCGGTACCTGGATGAGAACAGGGCCTTGTATCTTGAAGAAAAGGTCTTGGCGCAACCTCGTGTGGCCGAAGAAGTCTTTGGTCAGGAATCTTTGCAGCCCGTACCTGCCCTCGCGTAA
- a CDS encoding flagellar basal body-associated FliL family protein, protein MASPEENVEQPKAQLDDTEVSRATQKVDLDLDDAPFLEDEDDEEILDGEEETPLLPESEEKSPNKFAGLFKNKIVLVSAGIILLLVAVIILLLLRKPEAPPPPPPPLPTQTENLRAPETTPVTTVTPQILIRLDPFLIEQKDAEGTTRFLEIRVLVSTDDEGLSMQFKQETYAVRNALFYYLKNKDLEFLSDTENSDKLKKELLAIINQYMGFGQFETLMFEQYLVR, encoded by the coding sequence ATGGCATCACCGGAAGAAAATGTCGAACAACCCAAGGCGCAGCTTGACGACACTGAAGTAAGCAGAGCCACACAAAAGGTTGATCTGGACCTGGATGACGCCCCTTTTCTCGAAGACGAAGACGACGAGGAAATTTTGGATGGAGAAGAGGAAACACCTCTTCTCCCTGAAAGTGAAGAAAAATCGCCGAATAAATTTGCTGGTCTTTTCAAGAACAAAATTGTTCTCGTCAGTGCCGGTATTATTCTTTTGCTTGTTGCGGTTATCATTCTCCTGCTCCTCCGCAAACCGGAAGCCCCTCCGCCCCCACCGCCTCCTCTTCCAACGCAGACAGAAAACCTTCGCGCACCCGAAACCACACCAGTTACGACGGTCACACCGCAAATACTGATTCGACTTGACCCCTTTTTGATTGAACAAAAAGACGCGGAAGGGACAACCAGATTTCTTGAAATACGTGTTTTGGTTTCGACAGACGATGAAGGCCTGTCCATGCAGTTCAAGCAGGAAACCTATGCGGTCAGAAACGCCTTGTTTTATTATCTGAAAAATAAAGATTTAGAATTTTTGTCCGATACAGAAAATAGTGATAAACTCAAAAAGGAATTGTTGGCAATCATCAACCAATATATGGGATTTGGTCAGTTCGAAACATTGATGTTCGAACAATATCTAGTGAGGTAA
- a CDS encoding chemotaxis response regulator CheY produces MSYDTNMRVLVVDDFSTMRKIIKNILRQLGFTNIVEADDGSTAWEVLNKDNIDFIVSDWNMPTMSGIELLRKVRASEEYADIPFLMVTAEAQQENIIEAVQAKVSNYIVKPFTPETLGQKIEKIFA; encoded by the coding sequence ATGAGTTACGATACCAACATGCGCGTTCTTGTCGTCGATGACTTCTCCACCATGCGAAAAATCATCAAGAATATCCTGCGCCAACTCGGATTCACCAATATTGTCGAAGCGGATGACGGATCAACGGCATGGGAAGTCCTCAACAAAGACAATATCGATTTCATCGTCTCTGATTGGAACATGCCGACCATGTCAGGTATTGAACTGTTGCGTAAAGTCCGTGCCAGCGAAGAATATGCTGACATTCCCTTCTTGATGGTCACCGCTGAAGCACAGCAAGAAAACATCATTGAGGCTGTTCAGGCCAAGGTCTCCAATTATATCGTCAAACCTTTCACCCCGGAAACGTTGGGCCAGAAGATCGAAAAAATCTTCGCCTAA
- a CDS encoding FliA/WhiG family RNA polymerase sigma factor produces the protein MAILNSSGKNSSSRNGPWLDLEKGVKAWDDFSPRDRENIVRFYAPKIRILALRLKVKLPQSVELNELISAGSLGLLDALGKFNPTLGIKFDTYSENRIKGAMLDELRRMDWFSRGLRQKVKVLEDATRQIEHQTGAPATAEQIQDHTGLSEKEVRQGLEALHNQVCLSLDSFQENMLGQKSMTDDEPFQSAAFQEIVDKVANLIEELTPREKLVISLYYGEELNMKETAEVMDITEGRVSQLHSQALKKLRKTFRARYEDE, from the coding sequence ATGGCAATATTAAATTCTTCTGGAAAAAACTCCTCTTCCAGGAACGGTCCGTGGCTTGACCTGGAAAAGGGCGTCAAAGCCTGGGACGATTTTTCCCCGCGAGACAGGGAAAACATCGTTCGCTTTTATGCGCCCAAAATCCGGATTCTTGCTCTGCGGCTCAAAGTCAAACTCCCACAAAGCGTTGAGCTCAACGAGCTTATCAGCGCGGGGAGCCTCGGCCTCCTCGATGCCCTGGGAAAATTCAATCCCACGCTTGGTATCAAATTCGATACGTATTCAGAAAATCGAATCAAGGGGGCCATGCTTGATGAACTCAGAAGAATGGACTGGTTTTCCAGAGGACTTCGTCAAAAAGTCAAAGTTCTTGAAGACGCGACTCGACAGATAGAGCACCAAACAGGTGCACCAGCCACCGCCGAACAGATCCAGGATCATACCGGTTTATCTGAAAAAGAGGTTCGGCAAGGACTCGAAGCGCTCCATAATCAAGTTTGTCTGAGTCTGGATTCCTTTCAGGAAAACATGTTAGGTCAAAAAAGCATGACTGATGACGAACCGTTTCAGTCTGCCGCATTTCAGGAGATTGTTGACAAAGTAGCCAATCTCATTGAAGAATTGACGCCACGAGAAAAATTGGTCATATCTTTATATTATGGTGAGGAATTGAACATGAAAGAAACAGCTGAAGTTATGGATATAACTGAAGGTCGGGTTTCTCAACTTCACTCACAGGCACTCAAAAAATTACGAAAAACGTTCCGAGCTCGTTATGAAGACGAGTAG
- a CDS encoding MinD/ParA family protein, producing MSSNLPLVFSVTSGKGGVGKTNISVNLAHSLSAAGKKVVLLDADLGLANVDVILGLAPEYNLFHLFHEDMNLDMILFDTPYGFRILPASSGISDMVSLDMGQKLDLLDAMDTLEDNIDYLIVDTGAGINENVLYFNLAVQERLLVITPEPTSLTDAYALIKVLKLHHGVERFRVVVNMVKNKKAARDVYLKLLGACDHFLDGISLDLVGFIPYDLNVRNSVIAQTPFCHKFPKTPASVAVKQTAQIITDWEVTPNSDGNIKFFWKKLLFQERSVA from the coding sequence ATGAGTTCGAATTTACCCCTTGTTTTTTCGGTCACCTCCGGTAAAGGCGGAGTCGGAAAAACCAACATATCCGTCAATCTTGCCCATTCACTGAGTGCTGCCGGTAAAAAGGTTGTCCTCCTTGATGCGGATCTCGGCCTCGCCAACGTTGACGTCATCCTCGGCCTCGCACCGGAATACAATCTGTTTCATCTTTTCCATGAAGACATGAATCTTGACATGATTCTGTTTGATACGCCCTATGGCTTCCGCATCCTGCCAGCCTCTTCGGGCATCAGTGACATGGTCAGTCTCGACATGGGCCAAAAGCTCGATCTGCTCGACGCCATGGACACGCTTGAAGACAACATCGACTATCTCATCGTCGATACCGGAGCCGGTATCAATGAAAATGTGTTGTATTTCAATCTCGCGGTTCAGGAAAGACTGCTGGTCATCACCCCGGAACCCACGTCCCTGACCGACGCATATGCGCTTATCAAAGTTCTCAAACTGCATCACGGTGTGGAACGATTCCGTGTTGTGGTCAATATGGTCAAAAATAAAAAGGCCGCACGAGATGTGTATTTGAAACTGCTTGGAGCCTGCGACCATTTTCTCGACGGTATCTCATTGGACTTGGTCGGATTCATTCCCTATGACCTCAATGTCCGCAATTCGGTCATTGCGCAAACACCGTTTTGTCACAAATTTCCAAAAACCCCGGCAAGTGTCGCCGTCAAACAAACGGCACAAATTATAACCGATTGGGAAGTTACACCAAATTCAGATGGCAATATTAAATTCTTCTGGAAAAAACTCCTCTTCCAGGAACGGTCCGTGGCTTGA